Proteins encoded by one window of Salmonirosea aquatica:
- a CDS encoding RagB/SusD family nutrient uptake outer membrane protein has translation MKIKPFIALLLPVLVLASCKEDFIDRPSLSGTTTGNYYNNAEEVRGATSTLYSGLPWRNYESRAQDAIGDVMGGNMFTYTDVEYLNFTVSSASDRIGAAWGAFYKIIGYANVMIKTFEEKKAAGGSAAYLDPAIAECHFIRGMVYFYIARTWGAAPIITDPGETALSGNFNIPRYLQRDVLRFALEELKMAEEGLPETDVPGRVTKYSAKGMMAKLYLYNKDYANAKAKAEEVINSGKYSLVSDYNGMFTKMSLDNNPETLFSIQHQFAQDPWGTGNIKNPDRGAGALRTAEADAWEMYIPTLDILQEYEFGDLRRKWSVMEHGWTNLNWKPQRVNAPKYNEFMANGFRYDTIQPTADGGSLNATRSNIAKYFAGPGKSFGGEPVLGQNSGNNVVLLRYADVLLIYAEATLGTAASTTDAKALEALNLVRSRAGLPARTSFTLDDILHERRVEFAFEGDYWYDIQRQGYAKAKAIIEKQNRGTVTGANYITNFTEDKMYLPIPAGEIVQDPELGKEPVPYYN, from the coding sequence ATGAAAATCAAACCATTCATTGCCCTGCTACTGCCCGTGCTGGTGCTGGCTTCCTGCAAGGAAGACTTCATCGACCGGCCCTCGCTGTCGGGTACCACCACCGGCAACTACTACAACAACGCCGAAGAAGTACGGGGCGCAACCAGTACCCTGTACAGCGGCCTGCCCTGGCGAAACTACGAAAGCCGCGCGCAGGACGCCATCGGCGACGTCATGGGCGGCAATATGTTCACCTACACCGATGTGGAGTACCTCAACTTCACGGTTTCGTCGGCTTCTGACCGCATTGGTGCGGCCTGGGGTGCCTTTTACAAAATCATCGGCTACGCCAATGTGATGATTAAAACCTTTGAGGAGAAGAAAGCCGCCGGTGGCAGTGCCGCCTACCTCGACCCGGCCATCGCTGAATGCCATTTCATTCGCGGGATGGTGTACTTCTACATTGCCCGTACGTGGGGTGCGGCGCCCATCATTACCGATCCGGGCGAAACGGCGCTGTCGGGCAATTTCAATATCCCGCGCTATTTGCAGAGAGATGTACTCCGCTTTGCGCTGGAAGAATTGAAAATGGCCGAGGAAGGTCTGCCCGAAACCGACGTGCCGGGTCGCGTGACGAAGTACTCAGCCAAGGGCATGATGGCGAAGCTGTACTTATATAATAAGGACTACGCCAATGCCAAGGCTAAAGCCGAAGAAGTGATCAATTCGGGCAAATACAGTCTGGTGAGCGATTACAACGGCATGTTTACCAAAATGAGCCTTGACAATAATCCCGAGACGCTGTTTTCCATCCAGCACCAGTTTGCGCAGGATCCCTGGGGTACGGGCAATATCAAAAACCCCGACCGGGGTGCGGGTGCCCTGCGTACGGCGGAAGCTGATGCCTGGGAGATGTATATCCCTACGCTGGATATTCTACAGGAGTATGAGTTTGGTGATTTGCGCCGGAAGTGGTCGGTGATGGAGCACGGCTGGACCAACCTGAACTGGAAACCCCAGCGTGTCAATGCGCCCAAGTACAACGAATTCATGGCCAACGGATTCCGCTACGACACCATCCAGCCTACGGCCGATGGAGGTAGTCTGAATGCCACGCGTTCCAACATTGCCAAGTACTTTGCCGGCCCCGGCAAGAGCTTCGGCGGCGAACCCGTACTGGGCCAGAATTCGGGTAATAACGTGGTACTGCTCCGCTACGCCGACGTGCTGCTGATCTACGCCGAAGCTACCCTGGGTACCGCCGCTTCCACCACCGATGCCAAGGCCCTCGAAGCCCTCAATTTGGTGCGGAGCCGGGCCGGACTACCCGCGCGGACCTCGTTCACGCTCGATGACATTCTGCACGAACGCCGGGTAGAATTCGCTTTTGAAGGCGACTACTGGTACGACATTCAGCGCCAGGGGTACGCCAAAGCCAAAGCCATCATCGAAAAGCAAAACCGGGGTACCGTCACGGGAGCCAATTACATCACCAACTTCACCGAAGACAAGATGTACCTGCCCATTCCCGCCGGAGAAATCGTCCAGGATCCCGAGTTGGGTAAAGAGCCGGTTCCGTACTATAATTAA